CACGATCATGCCGACGCCCAGCTCATTGCGGTGGGCGTCCTTGCCGGTCATCGGGTCGCCGTTCACCCATGGGGCGACGAACAGCGCGACGGCCGTGAGCACCAGCAACAGGCTCACGAGCTGGTCCCGCTGCCCTTCCCTGAGCGCTCTGCGCACCTCGGGGGTCATCGGCTCCCGCACTTTCGCCAACGCTTTGCCGGCCATGCCCTCACTCCCTTCCTCGGACCTCGCGGGGGCGGCCACCGCCACCCGCGAGGTTCCGACGCCTCTCACGCGGCCTCGGCACCGGCGCCGCGCCCCTCATCGCCCGGGCGCCGCAGCCGCACCTCCAGGCGGTCGCCCGTCACGCGAGTGTCGAACGACGGCTGGGGCGCCGTGGCCGGGCCCTCGACGTTCCAGCCGTCGGCCAGCCGGAACAGGCTGCCGTGCCAGGGGCACCGTACGCAGCCGTCCTCGATGTCTCCCTCGGACAATGGCCCCGCCATGTGGCTGCACCGGTCGGCCAGCACATGGACGGCGCCGCCCTCCTCGCGGACCACCATCACCTCGACCTCCCCGACGAGGCGCCGTACGGGGCGGCCCACGGGGAACTCCGCGAGTGCGCCGACCTCGTGCCAGCCCTCCCCGACCACGTGCGGGACGTACTCGGCGTGGTTGGCGCCCGCCGCCTGCCGGTAGGCGAGGTGACCGCCCAGCGCGCCGCCGACGGCCACCACGGACAGCCCGGCCAGGCCCAGGGCCTTGCCGCGCCAGACCTGCCCCCGGCGCCGCGCCAGGTACGAGGACGCGTACAGGGCGACGGCCGTGAGGTTGGACGCCGCGTGCACCAGGCCCACCCGCTGCTGCTCCTTCGGCAGGTCCGCCCAGTCGGTCCACCCGGCCAGCGCCGAAGGCCCGGCCGCCACCAGGCCCACCCCGATGAGGGTCCGGGCGCCGCGCCGGTGGCCGGGCAGCAGGTCGAGCACGGCCGCCGACAGCCACGTGCCGAGCGGCACCTGCACCATCAGTGGATGCACGGGGTGGCCCAGCCAGCGCCCGTGCAGCACGTCCCGGCCCCGCCCCAGCGGAGCCGCGTGGACGGCGCCCCGCACGGCGTCGATCAGCCGGTCGGCGCCGGGCCACCGCTCCAGCCGGTCCACACCGCGCAGGATGCGCCCGGGCCCGCCCGCTGACGGGAGGAGCCGCCGCGCGGCCTGCGCGGCGGGATGACGCGTGAGTGATCGTTCCATGCCGGACCGAGTAGCCCTTCCCCGCGCGGGGAAACGCCCGGCGCTCCCGGACCCTGGAGCCCGGTCACCGGCCCCGTCCATAGGCGTCCCTCCGCGGGACCGGCCCGACGTCGGCGTGCCGGCCGGGCCGGACGGCGGCGTGGCGCTGTCCGGGCCCGGGGCCGTTCCGGGCGGCCAGGGCGTCGGCGACAAGTCCTGTCACGAAGGCGTAGACGGCCTTGTGGGCCAGGTCCACGACGAGTTCCCGGCGGGGCCAGGTGGCGGGCGGGGCGCCGACACCGGTCGCGTTCTCCAGGATCTGGTCGTTGGTGAGCCGCACCACGGCGAACTTCGCGGACGACAGCGGACCGCGCAGCCCGGCATGGGCCATCACGGAGCGCAGTACGCCCAGCGCCGCCGCCTGCCCGAAGTGCATGCCCAGGTTCACGGCCGGAGGTCGTGCGCCGGGCCGCTCCTGCATGCCGGTGAGCCGTTCCAGTACACGTGCGGGGACATGCGAGTCGGGCCGCCCGGTGAGGCGCTGCTCGGCCTTCTCTCCGAGCGTCATCACAAGACCGCCCACCGCACCGGCCACAAGTCCCTGCCACAGAGCGCGTTTCATCATGCGGCCCGGGTACCCGGCCCGGCGCACGGCAGCCGCCCCGTGTCCGCCACGCCAGTGGTGGGCAGGTGCGGGGGTGGCTGGCGATGGGCAGGGGAATAGGCATGCCCCGGGCGCCGTTGTCCGGGGCACCGACGAACCCCCTGAGAGGCGGACGGCATGAGCACGATCGAACTGACCAAGGAGAACTTCGACCAGGTCGTGTCGGAGAACGACTTCGTCCTGATCGACTTCTGGGCTTCCTGGTGCGGCCCGTGCCTCAAGTTCGCCCCGGTCTTCGAGACGGTGTCGGAGCGCCACCCCGACCTGGTGTTCGCCAAGGTGAACACCGAGGCGGAGCAGGAGCTCGCCGCCGCCTTCGAGATCCAGTCGATCCCGACGCTGATGATCGTCCGGGACAACGTCGCCGTGTTCGCCCAGCCGGGCGCACTGCCGGAGCCGGTGCTGGAGGACCTCATCGGGCAGGCCCGGGGGCTGGACATGGACGCGGTGAAGAAGTCCATCGAGGACGCCAAGGCAGCCGGTCAGCAGGCCCCCGGCGGGGACGACTGAGCCCGC
This genomic window from Streptomyces thermolilacinus SPC6 contains:
- the trxA gene encoding thioredoxin, which produces MSTIELTKENFDQVVSENDFVLIDFWASWCGPCLKFAPVFETVSERHPDLVFAKVNTEAEQELAAAFEIQSIPTLMIVRDNVAVFAQPGALPEPVLEDLIGQARGLDMDAVKKSIEDAKAAGQQAPGGDD
- a CDS encoding Rieske 2Fe-2S domain-containing protein, whose translation is MERSLTRHPAAQAARRLLPSAGGPGRILRGVDRLERWPGADRLIDAVRGAVHAAPLGRGRDVLHGRWLGHPVHPLMVQVPLGTWLSAAVLDLLPGHRRGARTLIGVGLVAAGPSALAGWTDWADLPKEQQRVGLVHAASNLTAVALYASSYLARRRGQVWRGKALGLAGLSVVAVGGALGGHLAYRQAAGANHAEYVPHVVGEGWHEVGALAEFPVGRPVRRLVGEVEVMVVREEGGAVHVLADRCSHMAGPLSEGDIEDGCVRCPWHGSLFRLADGWNVEGPATAPQPSFDTRVTGDRLEVRLRRPGDEGRGAGAEAA